TGCTGGACGACCGCCTGCGCAGCGACGCCCCCGCCCTGCTCGCCGCGTGCAAGGCGCGCGGTTGGCGCACGCTGCTGCTGTCGGGGGACAGCTCGCCGATGGTCGCCAGCGTCGCCCTTGAGCTGGGTATCGACGAGGCCCACGGTGGCCTGCGCCCCGATGACAAGTTGCAGGTGCTGCAACAACTGCACAAGGAAGGCCGCAAGGTGCTGATGCTCGGCGACGGCGTCAATGACGTACCGGTACTCGCCGCCGCCGATATCAGCGTGGCCATGGGCTCGGCCACCGACCTGGCCAAGACCAGCGCCGATGCGGTGCTGCTGTCCAACCGCCTGGACGCCCTGGTACAGGCCTTCAGCCTGGCCCGACGCACCCGACGGGTGATTATTGAAAACCTGCTGTGGGCGGGTCTATACAATGGCCTGATGCTGCCGTTTGCCGCCCTCGGCTGGATCACCCCCATCTGGGCGGCGGTCGGCATGTCCATCAGTTCGTTGACCGTGGTGCTCAACGCCCTGCGCCTGACTCGCCTGCCGAGCGCGCCAGCAGGCGGCGCCCCCTCAATCACCCGCCCGCTGCCGGCGTGAGCCGCGCGGGCATGGAGTGCAGATGCCAGCTTTATACGTGATGATTCCAGCGGCGCTGCTGATCGTGGCGATCGCCATTTACATCTTTTTCTGGGCCGTGGACAGCGGCCAGTACGACGACCTCGACGGCCCGGCCCACAGCGTGCTGTTCGATGACCAGGACCCTAACCACCTGGCCGCCGTCGACGAAGCCAATAGCGCCGAACAACCGCCCAAGCCCCAAGACCCGCCCCATGCTTGAATTGGCCCCCTTGCTGGTCTCCGCGCTGATCCTGGGCTTGCTGGGCGGCGGCCATTGCCTGGGCATGTGCGGCGGGCTGATGGGCGCGCTGACCCTGGCCATTCCCAAGGAGCAACGACGCCGCAGGTTTCGCCTGCTGCTGGCGTACAACCTGGGGCGCATCTTCAGTTATGCCACCGCCGGGCTGTTGATCGGCCTGGCCGGCTGGGCCGTGGCCAATAGCCCGGCGGCGATGCTCATGCGGGTGCTCGCGGGTGCACTGCTGATCTGCATGGGCCTGTACCTGGCCGGCTGGTGGAGCGGGCTGACCCGCATCGAAAGCCTCGGGCGCGGCCTGTGGCGGCATATCCAACCGGTTGCCAACCGTTTGCTGCCGGTGTCCAGCCTGCCGCGCGCCTTGCTGTTGGGCGCGCTGTGGGGCTGGTTGCCGTGCGGGTTGGTCTACAGCACGCTGCTGTGGGCCGCTAGCCAGGGCAATGCGCTGGACAGTGCGCTGCTGATGCTGGCGTTCGGCCTGGGCACCTGGCCAGTGTTGCTGGCGACAGGGCTCGCGGCCGAACGCGTGACCGCACTCTTGCGTAAACGCAGTGTGCGTATGGCCGGTGGCTTGCTGGTGATGGTGTTTGGCATATGGACCTTGCCGGGGCCGCATCAGCACTGGCTAATGGGCCACTAAAGGGCCATGTGGCATAGCGCCGCTCCCTGTTGATGCAAATCAAGGTGCCTGCCCCGCACAGCCCCTAGACTCGGCCCACTAGCCTATCCGGGGGACGCCCGCATGCTCGACGCCATTCGTTGGGATACCGATCTGATTCATCGCTACGACCTGGCAGGACCGCGCTACACGTCCTACCCCACCGCCGTACAATTCGACAGCCAGGTCGGCACCTTCGACCTGCTCCATGCCCTGCGCGAAAGCCGCAAGGCCGTGCGACCATTGTCGCTGTATGTGCATGTGCCGTTCTGCGCGAACATCTGCTACTACTGCGCCTGCAACAAGGTGATCACCAAGGACCGTGGTCGCGCCCACGCCTACCTGCAACGCCTTGAGCAGGAGATTCAACTGGTGGCCTGCCACCTCGACCCGAAACAGCCGGTTGAACAGCTGCATTTCGGCGGCGGCACCCCCACCTTTCTCAGCCACGACGAATTGCGCCAGGTCATGGCCTGCCTGCGCCAGCACTTCAATTTGCTTGAGGATGATTCCGGCGACTACGGCATCGAGATCGACCCGCGCGAAGCCGACTGGGCCACCATGGGCCTGTTGCGCGAGCTGGGTTTCAACCGTATCAGCGTGGGCCTGCAAGACCTCGACCCCGAGGTACAACGGGCGGTCAATCGCCTGCAAAGCCTGGAGGAAACCCGCGCGGTGATCGACGCGGCGCGCACCCTGCAATTTCGCTCGATCAACATCGACTTGATCTACGGCCTGCCCAAGCAAACGCCGATCAACTTCGCGCGCACCGTGGAAGAAGTGATCAAGCTGCAACCGGACCGCCTGTCGGTGTTCAACTACGCGCATCTGCCGGAGCGTTTCATGCCCCAGCGGCGCATCAACACCGACGACCTGCCGTCGCCCGCCGAAAAACTGCTGATGCTGCACACCACCATCGAGCAACTGACCCTGGCCGGCTATCGTTACATCGGCATGGACCATTTCGCCCTGCCCGATGACGAATTGGCCATCGCCCAGGAAGAAGGCACCCTGCAACGCAACTTCCAGGGCTATACCACTCACGGTCACTGCGACCTGATCGGGCTCGGCGTGTCGGCAATCAGCCAGATCGGCGACCTGTACTGCCAGAACAGCAGCGACCTCAACGGCTACCAGAACACCTTGGCCGGCGCGCAACTGGCCACCAGCCGTGGCTTGGTCTGCACCACGGACGATCGGTTGCGGCGGGAGGTGATTCAGCAGTTGATCTGTAATTTCAGCCTGGCATTCGAACGCATCGAACAGGCCTTCAACATTGATTTTCGCGGGTACTTCGACGAGATCTGGCCGCAACTGGAGACCATGGCCACCGACGGCCTGATCGAGCTCGACGCCCAGGGCATTCGCGTATTGCCTGCCGGGCGCTTGCTGGTGCGGTCGGTGTGCATGGTGTTCGATACGTACCTGGAACACCAGAACCGGCAGCGGTTTTCGCGGGTGATCTAAGCGCGGCTATTTCATCGCCAGGCCGGAGGCCTTGATCGCATCGCCGGCGCTCATATCCTTCATCGCCTTGGCCAAGGATGCCTGAGCACTGGTCAAGCCGGCCTGCAAGCCGCTCAAGGCCGATTGCAGGCCGGCGAGCCTGGCCCTGGCCTGTTCAGGGCTGAGGTTCTTGTCGGCCATCACGGCCGCCATTTCGGCTTGTTTCTCGGCGATCTGCTTTTTGATGTCGCGAATCATCTTCAGCAGTTGCTTGACGTTGTCTGCCAGGCCACTGTCATCAATATCGTTGTTGGAGGTTTTCTGCGCCGCCGCAGCTTTCATTGCGGCACCGGAAATCGTTACCGAAACGCCAGGCTTGGCTACTTCCGCCACACCCGTCACGTCATCCTTCTCTTTCACAGCGTCGTCTTTAGTGGCCTGAGCCGCTGGGATGCTGACGCTGGCTGCGAGATTAGTATTGAAAGAAAGCATCAATTTAGCCCGTGAATGAAGAGTCGATAGCAGACTATCGGCCGTTTTTTGCGGATCTTTATACCGACCGCGTTTTTTTGTACAGGCTGGCCTCACCCCCTCACTGTGCGTTACCCTTACGT
This region of Pseudomonas asgharzadehiana genomic DNA includes:
- the ccoS gene encoding cbb3-type cytochrome oxidase assembly protein CcoS, producing MPALYVMIPAALLIVAIAIYIFFWAVDSGQYDDLDGPAHSVLFDDQDPNHLAAVDEANSAEQPPKPQDPPHA
- a CDS encoding sulfite exporter TauE/SafE family protein, translating into MLELAPLLVSALILGLLGGGHCLGMCGGLMGALTLAIPKEQRRRRFRLLLAYNLGRIFSYATAGLLIGLAGWAVANSPAAMLMRVLAGALLICMGLYLAGWWSGLTRIESLGRGLWRHIQPVANRLLPVSSLPRALLLGALWGWLPCGLVYSTLLWAASQGNALDSALLMLAFGLGTWPVLLATGLAAERVTALLRKRSVRMAGGLLVMVFGIWTLPGPHQHWLMGH
- the hemN gene encoding oxygen-independent coproporphyrinogen III oxidase produces the protein MLDAIRWDTDLIHRYDLAGPRYTSYPTAVQFDSQVGTFDLLHALRESRKAVRPLSLYVHVPFCANICYYCACNKVITKDRGRAHAYLQRLEQEIQLVACHLDPKQPVEQLHFGGGTPTFLSHDELRQVMACLRQHFNLLEDDSGDYGIEIDPREADWATMGLLRELGFNRISVGLQDLDPEVQRAVNRLQSLEETRAVIDAARTLQFRSINIDLIYGLPKQTPINFARTVEEVIKLQPDRLSVFNYAHLPERFMPQRRINTDDLPSPAEKLLMLHTTIEQLTLAGYRYIGMDHFALPDDELAIAQEEGTLQRNFQGYTTHGHCDLIGLGVSAISQIGDLYCQNSSDLNGYQNTLAGAQLATSRGLVCTTDDRLRREVIQQLICNFSLAFERIEQAFNIDFRGYFDEIWPQLETMATDGLIELDAQGIRVLPAGRLLVRSVCMVFDTYLEHQNRQRFSRVI